GAAGCCGCTGTTGAAAATCGCATAGACGCGGTAGGAGCGGTCCGTCCGCAAGATGATCCATGCGAGCAGGGCCATCAGCCACGCAACGACTGCTGTTGCCATCGCGCAGCCTGGGCCGCCGAATGCCGGCAAGCCGAAGCCGCCGAAAATGAACAAGGCATTCAAGGGTACCTTGAGCAGCAGCGAAATGATTTGAATTGCCATCAGAGCCTTGGGACGGCCGATTGCGGTATTGAACGCGCCGTAGATGCGAAATCCGAGTGTCACGGGTAACGCGAGCGTGAGGATGCGCAAATACAACGTGCATTTTTCGGTGAGTTCCGGCGACGCGTGCGCCATGGACAGCAAGGGTTGCGGGAACAGCAACGCGACGCAGCCGATGACCGAAAGAAACACTGCAAGCCACGCGCCTTGCTTGATCTCGACGCCGATGTCGTCAAAGCGTTGTGCGCCGAACAGTTGCGCGATGATCGGCGAAAGCGCCTGCAGCACCCCGCTCAGGCCGACGAATACGCTGACGTATATCGAAGCGCCGACCGCCAATGCAGCCAGATCGGTCGCGGAAAAGCGCGATGTCATCGCCGTGTCGATCACGCCATTGGCGATGACCGCAAGCTGGCCGACCAGAATGGGCCATGCAAGTGCAGCAATGCGGGTGGTATGACGAGGTTTTTTTGCTTGCATCCGGCAATGCTATCGCTTCACGCGCGCATACAGCCGGAAGCGTTCGTCGCGGTCGGAAGGGCGATGGCCTTCCCACAACAGACGCCAGCGCTGATTCGCACGCGTGATCAGTTTTGCGCTGCCTGTCTTGCCATCGGGATTCGAGTCCTGCAGCAACAGAAAATCGCAATTTCCCTCGCCGAATCGCGCGAACGGGATATCGCCGAAATAGGCAAATGAAGCACGCTGCGCCGGCCGGACGTCGCTATCGACGCAGTTGCGCACCGGCGGAAGATTCTGCGCCAGTTGCTGCGCAACGCCTGCATAGCTCTTGCCATAGTTGATCCACGGCAGCCATAGCGTCATCAGCAACAGCCAGCACAGGATGACGCCGCCGGACGACAGCACCACTGCGCGCCACAAGACGGATGGTTTGCGCGAAACGCGCCAATGCACCAGCACGATCCAGCCGGCCGATGCGCATGCCGCCACGATGAAGGCGATCAGGTTGAATTCCGGCTTGAATCCAGGCGCGAGCTTGAATGCGTTTTTCGCGATTTGCGCCGGCCAGCCGGTTTGTTTCGCGATCCAGCCGATCCAGATGAATCCGGCGCAGGTCGTCAAGGTCATGACCGAAAACCAGTCCACGGCATTGATCGCCCCGCGCTTCATGGTCGGCAGGCCGAATGCCGCGAGAATTGCCAATGGCGGCAGCAGCGGCAGCAGGCTT
The Noviherbaspirillum cavernae DNA segment above includes these coding regions:
- a CDS encoding MATE family efflux transporter; translation: MQAKKPRHTTRIAALAWPILVGQLAVIANGVIDTAMTSRFSATDLAALAVGASIYVSVFVGLSGVLQALSPIIAQLFGAQRFDDIGVEIKQGAWLAVFLSVIGCVALLFPQPLLSMAHASPELTEKCTLYLRILTLALPVTLGFRIYGAFNTAIGRPKALMAIQIISLLLKVPLNALFIFGGFGLPAFGGPGCAMATAVVAWLMALLAWIILRTDRSYRVYAIFNSGFVPPKWAAQLALLKLGIPMGLSYLIEVTAFTFMALFIARIGDTAVAGHQITANFATVLYMLPLSIASATSTLVAQAIGARDMEKARRVGLSGIRLAAILSVTIGCMVWLTRDWIVRAYTPNETIIAAALPLFFFIAFYQLFDAVQVTTAFVLRAYKVAVIPTVMYAVALWGVGLGGGYVLGLDPFGVSPPALRGAAGFWFGNSASLALVAAGLLWYLHVVQRDAMRNG